In a single window of the Flavobacterium sp. W4I14 genome:
- a CDS encoding signal transduction histidine kinase/DNA-binding NarL/FixJ family response regulator (product_source=COG0642/COG2197; cath_funfam=1.10.10.60,1.10.287.130,3.30.565.10,3.40.50.2300; cog=COG0642,COG2197; pfam=PF00072,PF00512,PF02518,PF07495,PF12833; smart=SM00060,SM00342,SM00387,SM00388,SM00448; superfamily=46689,49265,52172,55874; transmembrane_helix_parts=Inside_1_163,TMhelix_164_186,Outside_187_753) produces the protein MVKNYDEKDGVYANAAICKNAKGEIYLAGSKGIVYFNPQQLKYNKTAPAVYFSDFSIFNKLILPGDDSPLKLPVYMIKEITLPYSQSVLSFGFVALNYTLSEKNKYAYFLEGFDKKWNYSGSEHKVTYTNLNPGKYVLKVRASNNDGIWNMEGNAIAITITPPWYRTWWAFCIYGLAFFGMIYAYLKYREHRANLEFQVKLAHVESEKEKELSEKKLSFFTNVSHEFRTPLTLIINPVKELLYKNDKNVDTTDLNIVYRNAKRLLSLVDQLLLFRKADTYGGKLKVAPVNLVSLCKEVFLCFVHQARSKNVVFEFICADELIPFYADREKIEIVFFNLLANAIKFTPEGGTVKMIVKSNRENINVLIEDTGCGITSFAGEKLYEKFYQDPGNKSAKGGFGIGLYLAKNFIEMHGGAISYTSVENKGTAFNIALLKGISHFKDAVILQEELIDTDSSLFKELIEDEITANNIVKAAEEPLIDSQLAVDLKTLLIIDDNIEIREYLKQVFRMDYHLYEASNGEDGYDMVKELLPDIVICDVMMDGITGIELCSKIKEDVAVSHIPIILLTAISAPEVKLKGIEGGADDYISKPFDKDFLKARVASILKSKNALQKYFYNEITLNSNNTKISAEYKEFLDTCIGIVEEHLIDPDFNIDILTAAIGMSRSNLYRKIKSISGQSANGFIRFIRLRKAAEIFINTDKTIQETSYMVGINDPKYFREQFYKLFNMNPSQYIKKFRKPFSNNINTTVKKGK, from the coding sequence ATGGTGAAAAATTATGATGAGAAAGACGGTGTTTATGCCAATGCCGCTATCTGTAAAAATGCAAAAGGAGAAATTTACCTGGCGGGAAGTAAAGGTATCGTTTATTTTAATCCACAACAGCTAAAATATAATAAAACGGCTCCGGCGGTTTATTTTTCCGATTTCTCTATTTTCAATAAATTAATTCTGCCGGGTGATGATTCTCCGTTAAAATTACCGGTGTACATGATTAAGGAGATTACTTTGCCCTATAGCCAGAGTGTGCTTTCTTTTGGTTTTGTAGCACTTAATTATACGCTTTCAGAAAAAAACAAGTATGCTTATTTTCTCGAAGGTTTCGATAAGAAATGGAACTATAGTGGTAGTGAGCATAAAGTTACCTATACCAATTTAAATCCGGGTAAGTATGTGTTAAAGGTAAGGGCATCAAATAACGATGGCATCTGGAATATGGAGGGCAACGCTATCGCGATTACCATTACACCGCCATGGTACCGTACCTGGTGGGCTTTTTGTATTTATGGGCTGGCTTTCTTCGGGATGATTTATGCCTATCTTAAGTACCGTGAGCATCGCGCAAACCTCGAATTTCAGGTGAAACTGGCTCATGTAGAAAGTGAAAAAGAGAAAGAACTCAGTGAGAAGAAACTTTCTTTTTTTACCAATGTATCGCACGAGTTTCGTACGCCACTTACACTAATTATCAATCCGGTTAAAGAGCTTTTATACAAGAACGATAAAAATGTGGATACCACTGATTTAAATATTGTTTACAGGAATGCAAAACGGCTTTTAAGTTTGGTGGATCAATTGTTATTGTTCAGAAAAGCAGATACCTATGGCGGAAAATTAAAAGTAGCTCCCGTAAATCTGGTGAGTTTGTGTAAAGAAGTATTTCTTTGTTTTGTACACCAGGCCAGGTCTAAAAATGTTGTATTTGAGTTTATATGTGCCGATGAATTGATCCCATTTTATGCTGATAGGGAAAAAATAGAGATTGTGTTTTTTAATCTCCTAGCAAATGCCATAAAATTTACGCCCGAAGGCGGTACGGTTAAAATGATTGTAAAAAGTAACCGGGAAAATATAAATGTGCTCATAGAAGATACAGGTTGTGGTATTACCAGCTTTGCAGGAGAAAAACTCTATGAAAAATTTTATCAGGATCCAGGAAATAAATCAGCAAAAGGAGGTTTCGGTATCGGTTTGTACCTGGCCAAGAATTTTATAGAAATGCATGGTGGAGCGATAAGTTATACCAGCGTTGAAAATAAAGGCACGGCATTTAATATTGCTTTATTAAAAGGAATAAGCCATTTTAAAGATGCAGTAATTTTGCAGGAGGAACTGATAGATACCGATTCATCATTATTTAAAGAGTTAATAGAGGATGAAATAACGGCAAATAATATTGTAAAAGCAGCAGAAGAACCATTGATTGATAGTCAGCTCGCTGTGGATTTGAAAACACTATTGATTATTGATGATAACATCGAGATCAGAGAATACCTGAAACAGGTTTTCAGAATGGATTATCATCTTTATGAAGCGAGCAACGGAGAAGACGGGTACGACATGGTAAAAGAACTGTTGCCCGATATTGTGATATGTGACGTAATGATGGATGGTATAACCGGGATAGAACTTTGTAGTAAAATAAAAGAAGATGTAGCTGTTTCTCACATTCCTATTATCCTGTTAACCGCTATTTCTGCGCCAGAGGTTAAACTTAAAGGAATAGAAGGTGGGGCCGATGATTACATTAGTAAACCTTTTGATAAAGATTTTTTAAAAGCGAGGGTAGCCAGTATACTAAAAAGTAAAAATGCGCTGCAAAAATACTTTTATAACGAGATTACCCTCAATTCTAACAACACCAAAATCTCTGCAGAATACAAAGAGTTTTTGGATACCTGTATCGGTATTGTAGAAGAACACCTGATCGATCCCGATTTTAATATCGATATACTGACTGCAGCTATTGGTATGTCGAGGTCTAATCTTTACCGCAAAATAAAATCTATTTCAGGTCAGTCAGCGAATGGCTTTATCCGTTTCATTAGGTTAAGGAAAGCTGCCGAAATTTTTATCAATACCGATAAAACCATTCAGGAAACTTCTTACATGGTTGGTATTAACGATCCAAAATATTTTAGAGAGCAGTTTTATAAGCTCTTTAACATGAACCCATCGCAGTACATTAAAAAATTCCGCAAGCCGTTTTCCAATAACATAAATACCACAGTTAAAAAAGGCAAATAG
- a CDS encoding ligand-binding sensor domain-containing protein (product_source=COG3292; cath_funfam=2.120.10.30; cleavage_site_network=SignalP-noTM; cog=COG3292; pfam=PF07494,PF08450; superfamily=63829) → MRFISLTCFLLQFFFLFTHVKAQVSHVDNQPVIAGHYVIKTYGINEGLPSKNTTAALKDKRGFIWVGTENGLCKFDGYSFKIYVNIPGDTTSLTNNYINAVVEDQSGAFWVATMNGLNKFDPVTEKFERFYHKENKRTSLSNNKVWSLLIDRTNKLWVGTDDGFNLFNKNSASFTVYQPDIKNPNAIKGKSVNAIAEDNEGNLWLGNWSKGLNKFDQKTRGFTNYTQKEITGEKNPNDIWTLSIDADGMIWVGCYWKGDLFRFDPKAGKFNTYSSKGTGNASVFSVLNLGAKKMLVGGNAGLFWVNTELNKWEKIEELEFFANGGLYRDKTGMIWVCGKNGLSKIDFNQYKFNFISLPFGQADIKSIISYGKDFWVGTNKGLFKYNPDNRSVIKLLHTSNANSLSSSDIINLSADLNGRLWVMGENGFDRYEEKENKFVHHHHRSALGSFFNEDVFRDLIEVNNHEYYLATDAGLKVYNEKTGSYTHYFNDPKNQASLSNNHLYCLLKDAQGNVWIGTYGSGLSRFNPKTRKFRNYMIDNSRKGGISNNIVNSLYLDSHQNVWICTRDGLNKYVAKTDTFEIYSKQNGFASNVFTDLVEDNNGRLWVTNRTGNFTL, encoded by the coding sequence ATGAGATTCATTAGTCTAACTTGTTTTCTTCTACAATTTTTTTTCCTCTTTACTCATGTTAAAGCGCAGGTATCCCATGTCGATAACCAGCCTGTAATAGCAGGCCATTATGTAATTAAAACATACGGCATAAATGAAGGGCTCCCTTCAAAAAACACAACAGCAGCCTTAAAAGATAAAAGGGGATTTATATGGGTGGGTACCGAAAACGGTTTGTGTAAGTTTGATGGTTATTCTTTTAAAATTTATGTGAATATACCGGGCGATACCACCTCACTAACCAATAACTATATCAATGCTGTTGTAGAAGATCAGAGTGGTGCTTTCTGGGTGGCTACCATGAACGGTTTAAATAAATTCGATCCTGTAACAGAAAAGTTTGAGCGTTTTTATCATAAAGAAAACAAGAGAACATCGTTGAGCAATAATAAAGTCTGGTCGTTACTCATTGATAGAACAAATAAGCTCTGGGTAGGTACCGACGATGGTTTTAACCTTTTTAACAAAAACTCGGCATCTTTTACAGTTTACCAGCCCGACATTAAAAATCCAAATGCCATTAAAGGAAAATCGGTTAATGCCATTGCAGAAGATAATGAAGGTAATTTATGGTTAGGCAATTGGAGCAAAGGATTAAATAAATTTGATCAAAAGACACGGGGCTTTACCAATTACACGCAAAAGGAAATAACTGGCGAAAAAAATCCAAACGATATCTGGACACTTAGTATAGATGCCGATGGCATGATATGGGTTGGCTGTTATTGGAAAGGCGATCTGTTCAGATTCGATCCGAAAGCAGGGAAATTCAACACCTACAGTAGTAAAGGCACTGGTAACGCTTCCGTATTTAGTGTGTTAAATTTAGGTGCAAAAAAAATGCTGGTTGGCGGAAATGCCGGATTATTTTGGGTAAACACCGAATTAAATAAATGGGAGAAAATAGAAGAACTCGAATTTTTTGCCAATGGAGGTCTATACCGGGATAAAACAGGAATGATATGGGTTTGTGGTAAAAATGGTCTCAGTAAAATAGACTTTAATCAATATAAATTTAATTTTATTTCTCTTCCATTTGGGCAGGCCGACATCAAATCCATCATCAGTTATGGTAAGGATTTTTGGGTAGGTACAAACAAAGGTTTGTTTAAATATAATCCCGATAATCGTTCAGTAATCAAATTGCTGCATACCAGTAATGCAAATAGTTTATCCAGCTCTGATATCATCAACCTATCTGCAGATTTAAATGGCAGGCTGTGGGTAATGGGCGAAAATGGTTTCGACCGTTACGAGGAGAAAGAGAATAAATTTGTTCACCATCATCACCGTTCGGCACTAGGTAGTTTTTTTAATGAAGATGTTTTTAGAGATTTGATTGAGGTAAATAATCACGAATATTATTTGGCTACCGATGCTGGTTTGAAAGTGTATAACGAAAAAACCGGCAGTTATACCCATTACTTTAACGATCCTAAAAACCAGGCTTCATTGAGTAATAACCATTTATATTGCCTTTTAAAAGATGCGCAGGGCAATGTTTGGATAGGGACATACGGAAGTGGGCTCAGCCGCTTTAACCCTAAAACCAGAAAGTTTAGGAATTACATGATCGATAATTCAAGAAAAGGTGGTATTAGCAATAATATTGTAAATAGCCTTTATCTGGATTCGCACCAAAACGTTTGGATCTGCACCCGCGATGGATTGAATAAATATGTAGCCAAAACAGATACTTTCGAAATATATTCAAAGCAAAACGGTTTTGCGAGCAATGTTTTTACCGATCTGGTAGAAGACAATAATGGCAGGTTATGGGTAACGAACCGAACAGGGAATTTCACTCTTTGA
- a CDS encoding TonB-linked SusC/RagA family outer membrane protein (product_source=TIGR04056; cath_funfam=2.170.130.10,2.60.40.1120; cleavage_site_network=SignalP-TM; cog=COG1629; pfam=PF07715,PF13715; superfamily=49464,56935; tigrfam=TIGR04056; transmembrane_helix_parts=Inside_1_12,TMhelix_13_35,Outside_36_1059), producing MRRKVLKGFLPKFFTIKTLAFLFIVSISLPAMASLGSVKTGIKNKLKEIVVTGTVTNETGATFPGVAVKIKGTEKAVQTDAKGNYSIAVAATTDILVFSYVGYTSQEQTVGNRTNINVQLGSESKTLTELVVVGYGTQKKATLTGSISQVKGSELMKSPQPNLSNSLAGRFSGVIVNNRSGEPGVDGSTITVRGLATTGSNNVLIVVDGVPGQIGGLERLDPNDIESVSVLKDASAAIYGNRAANGVILVTTKKGKTGKPSISYSFNQGFGSPTRLPKMADAATYAQIMNEISFDSNPAGGLNQSYTADQIEKFRNGSDPLLYPNTDWINETLKKTALQSQHSLSVNGGSEDVKYYVSLGTIAQDGLYKNGATKYNQYNFRTNVDANISKYIKVGLSVSGRQENRVFPQVGAGDLFRSIYRSKPIAAAYYPNGLPTTGIENANPAMQVTDIGGTNKNPTQVLNGILRATFIIPGVQGLSVDGFFSADKSNVFSKSFNKPYLLYQYDQGTKNFNSVIVGGNNQKATLTESHKNESLLTSNIKLNYARKFNLHDINAFVGYEQSENHLEYFDAQRFNFLSTSLPELSQGGTAATDFLNSGYSSNYNRRSIISRLAYTYDDKYLFEGQLRVDGSSIFPQGKQYGVFPSASAGWVISKEKWFNENVKFIDNLKIRASYGALGNDNVNGFQYFDNYVLVGNGFVARDVTNSLTIQPGVNLVKLANPNITWEVAKKLDIGINATVFKNFSIEAIYFQQKRSDILTTRNASLPGSSGIVNPFDDKSPNYTPLVPSENIGKVNSNGFEATLGYNHNGENFNWNLSGNITYAKNKVVFIDEASGTLDYQRQTGRTLNSYLLYNSIGIFRTQQELDAYPHVSGAKIGDLKYLDYNNDGKITADDQTRSAYSNTPQITYGLNFGASYKNFDLSFVLSGQGQVSQYVLPEAGSVGNFYSSWADNRFSASNPNGTYPRVTDRASNAISGGQFTNTFWLNDASFLRLKNVELAYNLKAPFLQKINVSGLRFYASAFNLLTFSKVKDYDPEGNSGSGQFYPQQRIINLGANIKF from the coding sequence ATGAGAAGAAAAGTTCTGAAAGGATTTTTGCCAAAATTCTTTACAATTAAAACACTGGCATTTCTATTTATCGTATCCATCAGTTTACCGGCAATGGCATCTTTAGGTTCTGTTAAAACAGGGATAAAGAACAAGCTTAAAGAAATTGTGGTAACGGGTACCGTAACAAACGAAACAGGTGCTACATTTCCAGGTGTAGCCGTTAAAATTAAGGGTACAGAGAAGGCGGTACAAACCGATGCGAAGGGTAACTATAGCATTGCTGTTGCAGCTACAACTGATATACTCGTTTTTTCTTATGTTGGCTACACCAGTCAGGAACAAACGGTAGGAAACAGAACAAATATTAACGTTCAGCTTGGTTCAGAATCTAAAACCTTAACCGAATTGGTAGTGGTTGGTTATGGCACCCAGAAGAAAGCAACCTTAACAGGTTCCATATCACAGGTAAAAGGAAGTGAATTAATGAAAAGCCCACAACCAAACCTTTCAAACTCTTTGGCTGGCCGGTTTTCGGGGGTAATTGTAAATAACCGCAGTGGCGAACCTGGTGTTGATGGTTCTACCATTACGGTTAGGGGGCTTGCCACTACCGGTAGTAATAATGTACTCATTGTAGTTGATGGAGTTCCAGGTCAGATTGGTGGGCTTGAACGTTTAGATCCTAACGATATTGAAAGTGTTTCGGTATTAAAAGATGCATCTGCCGCTATTTATGGTAACAGAGCCGCAAACGGTGTAATATTGGTTACCACCAAAAAAGGAAAAACAGGTAAACCATCTATAAGTTACAGTTTTAACCAGGGCTTTGGGTCGCCTACAAGATTGCCGAAAATGGCCGATGCAGCTACTTATGCACAAATTATGAACGAAATTAGTTTCGATTCAAATCCTGCCGGTGGTCTTAATCAATCTTATACTGCAGATCAGATAGAGAAATTCCGCAATGGTTCCGATCCGCTCTTGTATCCAAATACCGATTGGATTAACGAAACACTGAAAAAGACCGCCCTTCAAAGTCAGCATAGCCTTTCGGTTAATGGTGGCAGTGAAGATGTAAAATACTATGTTTCATTGGGTACAATAGCCCAGGATGGATTATACAAAAATGGTGCAACCAAGTATAATCAGTACAATTTTCGTACTAATGTTGATGCCAATATATCTAAATATATTAAAGTTGGTTTGTCAGTATCGGGCAGGCAAGAGAACCGCGTATTTCCGCAGGTTGGGGCCGGTGATCTTTTTAGATCGATTTATAGATCGAAACCAATTGCCGCTGCATATTATCCAAATGGTTTGCCAACTACAGGGATAGAAAATGCAAACCCTGCAATGCAGGTAACCGATATAGGTGGAACCAATAAAAATCCTACACAGGTTTTAAATGGAATTTTAAGGGCTACGTTTATTATACCAGGTGTACAGGGACTTTCTGTAGATGGCTTTTTCTCGGCAGACAAATCAAATGTTTTTAGCAAAAGTTTTAACAAACCTTACCTGTTGTACCAGTATGATCAAGGCACAAAAAACTTTAACAGCGTAATTGTTGGTGGTAACAATCAAAAAGCAACATTAACCGAAAGCCATAAAAACGAATCGTTGCTTACTTCAAATATTAAGCTGAATTACGCCCGTAAATTTAACCTGCATGATATTAATGCCTTTGTGGGTTACGAACAAAGCGAAAATCATTTAGAATATTTCGATGCACAGCGTTTTAACTTTTTATCTACATCACTGCCTGAACTTTCGCAAGGCGGCACAGCAGCTACGGATTTTCTGAACTCGGGTTATAGCTCTAACTACAACCGCCGGAGTATAATCAGCCGTTTAGCTTATACTTATGATGATAAATATCTTTTTGAAGGCCAGTTGCGTGTTGATGGATCATCTATTTTTCCTCAAGGCAAACAGTATGGTGTTTTCCCATCTGCTTCTGCAGGTTGGGTAATTTCAAAAGAAAAATGGTTTAACGAAAACGTTAAATTTATTGATAACTTAAAAATCCGTGCATCGTATGGTGCGCTGGGTAACGATAATGTAAATGGTTTCCAGTATTTCGATAACTATGTACTGGTAGGCAACGGGTTTGTGGCCAGAGATGTAACCAATTCGCTAACCATACAACCTGGTGTAAACCTGGTTAAATTAGCAAACCCGAACATTACCTGGGAGGTGGCGAAAAAACTCGATATCGGAATTAACGCTACAGTATTTAAAAACTTTAGCATCGAAGCCATTTATTTCCAGCAAAAACGTTCTGATATTTTAACAACGCGAAATGCTTCATTACCAGGTTCTTCAGGTATAGTTAATCCATTTGACGATAAAAGCCCCAATTATACACCGTTGGTGCCATCAGAAAATATCGGTAAGGTAAACAGCAATGGTTTTGAGGCTACCTTAGGTTATAACCATAATGGCGAAAACTTTAACTGGAATTTATCGGGAAACATTACCTATGCTAAAAATAAGGTCGTGTTTATTGATGAGGCCAGCGGTACGTTAGATTATCAGCGCCAAACAGGCAGAACGCTAAATTCCTACCTGCTGTACAATAGTATTGGCATATTTAGAACACAACAGGAGTTGGATGCTTATCCCCATGTAAGTGGTGCTAAAATAGGTGATCTTAAATATTTGGATTATAACAATGACGGAAAGATTACTGCTGATGATCAAACGAGATCAGCTTATAGCAATACCCCTCAAATTACTTATGGTTTAAATTTCGGAGCTTCTTACAAGAATTTCGATTTATCATTCGTGTTGTCGGGGCAGGGTCAGGTTAGCCAATATGTTTTGCCGGAAGCAGGAAGTGTAGGTAACTTTTACAGTAGCTGGGCCGATAACAGGTTTAGCGCATCAAACCCTAATGGAACTTATCCGAGAGTTACCGATCGTGCCTCGAACGCCATCAGTGGCGGACAGTTTACCAATACTTTTTGGTTAAATGATGCTTCTTTTTTAAGGCTGAAAAACGTAGAGCTTGCCTATAATTTAAAAGCGCCGTTTTTACAGAAGATAAATGTTTCGGGCCTAAGGTTTTATGCCAGTGCATTTAACCTGTTAACCTTTTCAAAAGTTAAAGATTACGACCCCGAAGGAAACAGTGGCAGTGGCCAGTTCTATCCACAGCAACGTATTATTAATCTGGGCGCTAATATTAAATTCTAA